A window from Purpureocillium takamizusanense chromosome 3, complete sequence encodes these proteins:
- the saf4 gene encoding Protein saf4 (COG:K~EggNog:ENOG503NUV9), with protein MQGFNMGRYVPPDLEGTTTGNRLHGKKQRRPPSTTSTSSSAPAPTVRFEMPFAVWCASCPKPTLIGQGVRFNAQKRRAGAYLSTPVWSFRFRHADCGGAIEIRTDPQNTAYVVVEGGMRRDTGEDRQRLRDGDDGDLVVLLPPSSAAAQEQEEQARRRRTAFAKLERTIEDREQLRHAGERIAGLLEDSARRWDDPYAQNQRLRRAFRARRKQREARAADDDALRDRMGLAIDLLPETDDDARRAALVDFGVPDVGDGDGSAAMAKPLFAAAANNNKNINNNSPSSSSATAAAAAASSPSSSSTAAAVVSATRRSTTTTTRKPLKADAKAARDRDALLSTLVTNTRAAKDPFLQTTSTRDAKPLPPPRLPVKRKRVVEPESEAVPEPPPTDAAQSTTKAASGLVDYDSD; from the coding sequence atgcaggGCTTCAACATGGGCCGGTACGTGCCCCCCGACCTGGAGGGCACGACCACGGGCAACCGCCTGCACGGCAAGAAGCAGCGCCGTCCCCCGTCGACAacatcgacatcgtcgtcggcacccgCGCCCACGGTCCGCTTCGAGATGCCCTTCGCCGTCTGGTGCGCCTCGTGCCCCAAGCCGACCCtcatcggccagggcgtgCGCTTCAACGCCCagaagcgccgcgccggcgcctacCTCTCCACGCCCGTCTGGTCCTTTCGCTTCCGCCACgccgactgcggcggcgccatcgagaTTCGCACCGACCCCCAGAACACGGcctacgtcgtcgtcgagggcggcatgcGGCGCGACACGGGTGAGGACCGGCAGCGtctccgcgacggcgacgatggcgacctcgtcgttctcctccccccctcctctgccgccgcccaggagcAGGAAGAGcaggcacgccgccgccgcaccgccttCGCCAAGCTCGAGCGCACCATCGAGGaccgcgagcagctccgccacgcgggcgagcgcatcgccggcctgctcgaggactCGGCCCGCCGCTGGGACGACCCCTACGCGCAGAACCAGCGCCTGCGCAGGGCGTTTCGCGCAAGGAGgaagcagcgcgaggcccgggccgccgacgacgacgccctgcgcgacCGCATGGGCCTGGCCATCGACCTCCTCCCGgagaccgacgacgacgcccgccgcgccgcgctcgtcgactttGGGGTTCCCGACGtgggtgacggcgacggttccgcggcgatggcgaagccgctctttgccgccgccgccaacaacaacaagaacatAAACAACaactcgccctcgtcgtcgtcggctactgctgcagctgcagcggcttcgtccccgtcatcgtcgtcgacagccgccgccgtcgtttcCGCCACgcgccgctcgacgacgacgacgacgagaaagCCCCTCAAGGCGGACGCAAAGGCGGCCAGGGACAGGGACGCGCTCCTCTCGACCCTCGTCACCAACACGCGCGCCGCAAAGGACCCCTTCCTccagacgacgtcgacccgGGACGCaaagccgctgccgccgccgaggctcCCTGTCAAGAGAAAGCGTGTGGTGGAGCCCGAGTCCGAGGCCGTGCCCGAACCGCCACCGACTGACGCCGcgcagtcgacgacgaaagCCGCCAGCGGGCTGGTGGATTACGACTCCGACTAA
- the ubc8 gene encoding E2 ubiquitin-conjugating enzyme (COG:O~BUSCO:EOG09264Z1B~EggNog:ENOG503NUH5), with product MSSPRRRIETDVMKMYAQPPPDPADLFRADRFAVQEFYVRFKGPAETPFEGGLWKVHVELPDTYPYKSPSIGFVNRIFHPNIDELSGSVCLDVINQTWSPMFDMINIFEVFLPQLLRYPNPTDPLNGEAAALLIREPKSYEAKVKEYVQKYATKDAADEAGAESEDDDDMSSVASFDNDEDEEPAGQMDDV from the exons ATGAGCAGCCCACGGCGCAGGATCGAGACAGAT GTCATGAA AATGTATGCACAACCGCC TCCCGACCCTGCCGACCTCTTCCGCGCTGACCGATTCGCAGT GCAAGAGTTCTATGTTAGGTTCAAGGGACCTGCAGAAA CGCCattcgagggcggcctgtGGAAGGTCCACGTCGAACTACCGGATACGTACCCGTATAAGAGCCCGAGCATCGGATTCGTGAACCGCATCTTCCACCCCAACATTGACGAGTT GTCCGGCTCCGTGTGCCTCGACGTCATCAACCAGACCTGGTCGCCCATGTTTGACATGATCAACATCTTCGAGGTGTTCCTACCACAGCTCCTGCGATACCCGAACCCGACGGACCCCCtcaacggcgaggccgccgctcTTCTGATACGAGAGCCGAAAAGCTACGAAGCCAAAGTCAAGG AGTACGTCCAAAAGTATGCGACAaaggatgccgccgacgaggccggcgcggagagcgaagacgacgacgacatgtcCTCGGTCGCCAGcttcgacaacgacgaggacgaggagcccgcCGGTCAAATGGACGACGTATGA